From a region of the Nitrospira sp. genome:
- a CDS encoding aspartate carbamoyltransferase catalytic subunit → MSLKRKDLLSLAPLSVDEITLILETADSFKEVTGREIKKVPALRGKTVVNLFFEPSTRTRTSFELAAKRLSADVINFSPSSSSVVKGETLLDTARNIEAMQADIIVLRHSSAGAAETLAHGVKSSVINAGDGWHEHPTQALLDLYTIRQRGMNFRGLRVAIVGDVSHSRVARSNIYALTKLGAEVRLVGPPTMMPCGVEKLGAKVYYDMDEGLRGTNVIMMLRLQLERQGRALFPTIREYSRLYGLTAERVRLADTGAIVMHPGPINRGVEIAPDVADSLSSVILDQVANGVAVRMGILYLMSGVN, encoded by the coding sequence ATGAGCCTCAAACGCAAAGACCTGTTGAGTCTCGCACCGTTATCTGTGGATGAGATCACCCTCATCCTGGAAACGGCGGATTCCTTCAAGGAAGTGACCGGCCGCGAAATCAAGAAAGTGCCGGCTCTCCGAGGCAAGACGGTGGTGAATCTTTTCTTTGAGCCGAGTACGAGAACCCGTACGTCTTTTGAGCTGGCGGCCAAGCGACTGAGCGCCGACGTGATCAACTTTTCTCCCTCCTCCAGCAGCGTAGTGAAGGGGGAGACGCTGCTCGACACGGCTCGGAATATCGAAGCGATGCAGGCCGACATCATCGTCCTGCGTCATTCCTCGGCCGGTGCCGCTGAAACGCTGGCGCATGGCGTCAAGTCATCCGTCATCAACGCTGGCGATGGGTGGCATGAACACCCGACACAGGCGCTGCTCGATTTGTACACGATCCGGCAACGAGGAATGAATTTTCGGGGGCTGCGTGTGGCGATCGTTGGAGATGTGTCGCACAGTCGCGTGGCGCGCTCCAACATTTATGCGCTCACCAAGCTTGGCGCCGAAGTTCGGCTGGTGGGCCCGCCGACGATGATGCCCTGCGGCGTCGAAAAGCTGGGAGCGAAAGTGTACTACGATATGGATGAAGGTCTTCGCGGGACGAACGTCATTATGATGCTTCGTCTCCAGTTGGAGCGACAGGGACGCGCCCTGTTTCCCACGATCCGGGAGTACTCCCGGCTCTATGGCTTGACCGCCGAACGAGTGCGGCTGGCCGACACCGGAGCTATCGTCATGCATCCGGGTCCGATTAATCGGGGAGTGGAAATTGCGCCGGATGTCGCTGATAGCTTGTCTTCGGTGATTCTGGACCAGGTGGCGAACGGGGTTGCGGTGCGAATGGGAATTTTGTACCTCATGTCAGGAGTAAATTGA
- a CDS encoding dihydroorotase — MSILIKGGRVIDPDRFVGVADVLIDSGKIAALGPNLSAPVGSKTFQADGKLVMPGFVDLHVHFREPGFEYKETIQSGSAAAVAGGFTTVCCMPNTNPVNDNQAVTEFILERARLAGLANVLPVGAITKGSEGKELAEIGDLRRSGCVAISDDGKPVMNSLVMRRAMEYALAFDLTVVDHCEDLHLAEGGCMNEGLISTELGLPGIPAAAEDVMVARNLSLSELTGARLHLAHISTAGSVRMVREAKARGIHVTAEACPHHFMLTEELVRGYNTHAKMNPPLRTWADVQAIKEGLRDGTIDVIATDHAPHATQEKQQDFTEAPFGIVGLETALPLTLGLVEEGVLSLEQAVQKLTSAPAAAFGLKKGTLAVGADADVVIVDPQEQWEVDPAKFRSKSRNTPFAGWKVKGRVTTTIIGGRLVFEAGAGER, encoded by the coding sequence GTGTCGATCCTGATCAAGGGTGGTCGTGTCATTGACCCAGATAGATTCGTCGGAGTAGCCGACGTGCTGATCGATAGCGGCAAGATTGCCGCGCTGGGTCCGAATCTTTCGGCGCCGGTAGGTAGCAAGACTTTTCAAGCCGACGGGAAGCTTGTGATGCCCGGGTTCGTTGATTTGCACGTCCACTTTCGGGAGCCTGGATTCGAGTACAAGGAAACGATTCAGAGCGGCAGTGCCGCAGCCGTCGCGGGTGGATTTACGACCGTCTGTTGCATGCCCAACACGAACCCGGTGAACGACAATCAAGCCGTCACCGAATTTATTCTGGAACGGGCTCGGCTGGCTGGTCTGGCAAACGTGCTGCCGGTCGGCGCCATTACGAAAGGGTCGGAAGGCAAGGAACTGGCGGAGATCGGTGACTTACGGCGGTCCGGCTGCGTTGCGATTTCAGACGACGGCAAGCCCGTGATGAACAGTCTGGTCATGCGGCGAGCGATGGAATATGCCCTGGCATTCGATCTCACAGTCGTGGACCATTGCGAAGATCTGCACCTGGCAGAGGGCGGTTGCATGAATGAGGGGTTGATCTCGACCGAGCTCGGATTGCCGGGTATTCCCGCAGCGGCCGAGGATGTGATGGTTGCGCGCAATCTTTCGCTGTCGGAATTGACCGGGGCGCGTCTGCATCTCGCGCATATCAGCACCGCCGGGTCGGTCCGAATGGTACGGGAGGCAAAAGCGCGTGGCATCCATGTGACGGCGGAAGCCTGTCCCCATCACTTCATGCTCACGGAAGAGCTGGTGCGCGGCTACAACACTCACGCGAAGATGAATCCGCCGCTTCGCACATGGGCTGATGTTCAGGCGATCAAGGAAGGATTGCGAGACGGCACCATCGATGTCATCGCGACCGACCATGCGCCCCATGCCACGCAGGAGAAGCAGCAGGATTTTACCGAGGCCCCATTCGGGATTGTCGGACTCGAGACGGCACTGCCGTTGACGTTGGGATTGGTGGAGGAAGGGGTTCTGTCGCTGGAGCAAGCGGTGCAGAAGCTGACCTCCGCTCCAGCCGCGGCGTTCGGACTTAAGAAAGGCACCCTGGCCGTCGGCGCGGATGCCGATGTGGTGATTGTCGATCCGCAGGAGCAATGGGAGGTAGACCCGGCCAAGTTCCGTTCAAAGAGCCGAAATACACCCTTTGCAGGGTGGAAGGTGAAGGGGCGGGTGACGACCACCATCATCGGTGGTCGACTCGTGTTCGAGGCTGGTGCCGGGGAGCGATAG
- a CDS encoding DUF4149 domain-containing protein, translated as MRRVPRWGMVGCRTLEWLALAVWVGGMVVLSGAVIPAVFNTFGGQDSGGMFLTRAFEGYHRFVIGAGVILCAAAWLRWWSGDPTVAVSRSEMIVLAVMVVIAGGIIVVLHPNAAALQAQAFAAKDETAKKAALEALFRVLMPIRTLYMINLVLGLLLIGIRAKYSLDQDGRGL; from the coding sequence GTGAGGCGCGTGCCCCGTTGGGGGATGGTCGGCTGTCGCACGCTGGAATGGTTGGCGCTCGCTGTCTGGGTCGGAGGAATGGTCGTATTGAGTGGAGCGGTGATCCCGGCCGTGTTCAATACCTTCGGAGGGCAGGATTCCGGAGGGATGTTTTTGACACGAGCGTTCGAAGGGTACCATCGTTTCGTCATCGGAGCCGGCGTCATTCTCTGTGCCGCCGCATGGCTTCGATGGTGGAGCGGGGATCCAACGGTCGCGGTCAGCCGGAGTGAGATGATTGTGTTGGCCGTCATGGTGGTAATTGCCGGAGGCATTATCGTGGTGCTGCACCCAAACGCCGCCGCTCTTCAAGCGCAGGCATTCGCGGCGAAGGATGAGACAGCTAAGAAGGCGGCGTTGGAGGCGCTGTTTCGTGTGCTGATGCCGATTCGGACGCTGTATATGATCAATCTCGTATTGGGCCTGTTGCTCATCGGCATCAGGGCGAAGTACTCGCTCGACCAGGATGGAAGAGGGCTATGA
- the carA gene encoding glutamine-hydrolyzing carbamoyl-phosphate synthase small subunit, which translates to MKKALLALADGTVFEGRALGFEGEALGEVVFNTAMTGYQEILTDPSYKGQIITMTCPQIGNYGVTPEDVESRRSWAEGFVVMEASRLVSNWRSKHTLQESLMEAKVVAIEGIDTRALTRHLREHGSQQGVITHLDLDHERAVGRARQAPSIIGRDLAAEVTCTHAYEWTAGTEDWVPVPTANGRDKESSRRWHVVAYDFGIKHNILRRLVDVGCRVTVVPAATSAAEAEALQPDGIFLSNGPGDPEGVPYAARAVEQLIGRYPIFGICLGHQILGLAFGLKTYKLKFGHHGANHPVMDLRTRKVEITSQNHNFAVHGPASLLEVPKVPPVIDTRFGTLSLTHVSLNDHSVEGMVCLDHPVFSVQYHPEAAPGPHDAAYLFDEFVRLMENHHA; encoded by the coding sequence ATGAAAAAAGCATTGCTGGCACTGGCAGACGGAACCGTGTTCGAAGGCCGTGCGCTTGGCTTTGAAGGCGAAGCGCTCGGAGAAGTCGTCTTCAACACGGCCATGACCGGCTATCAAGAAATACTGACTGATCCGTCGTACAAAGGGCAGATCATTACGATGACCTGTCCGCAAATCGGCAACTATGGCGTGACGCCGGAAGACGTGGAATCCCGTCGATCATGGGCGGAAGGGTTTGTGGTCATGGAAGCCAGCCGCCTTGTCAGTAACTGGCGGAGCAAGCACACTCTTCAAGAGTCATTGATGGAGGCGAAGGTCGTCGCGATCGAGGGAATCGATACCAGAGCCTTGACGAGACACCTGCGCGAACATGGGTCACAACAGGGAGTCATCACACATCTTGATCTCGATCATGAACGGGCGGTCGGCCGAGCTCGGCAGGCTCCAAGCATCATCGGTCGGGATTTGGCCGCCGAAGTGACATGCACGCACGCATATGAGTGGACGGCGGGAACCGAGGATTGGGTACCGGTGCCCACTGCGAACGGTCGGGATAAGGAAAGCTCTCGGAGATGGCACGTCGTTGCCTATGACTTCGGTATCAAACACAATATCCTCAGGCGATTGGTCGATGTCGGTTGCCGCGTGACGGTCGTGCCCGCCGCAACATCTGCGGCAGAAGCCGAGGCACTCCAGCCGGACGGCATTTTCCTCTCAAACGGTCCGGGTGATCCTGAGGGCGTTCCCTATGCGGCCCGGGCGGTGGAGCAGCTGATCGGGCGCTATCCGATCTTCGGCATTTGTTTGGGGCATCAGATTCTCGGTTTGGCGTTCGGCCTCAAAACATACAAATTGAAATTCGGTCACCATGGAGCCAATCATCCCGTCATGGATCTTCGCACGAGAAAGGTCGAAATTACCTCGCAGAACCATAATTTCGCGGTGCACGGTCCTGCGTCTCTGCTGGAAGTCCCGAAGGTTCCTCCGGTGATCGACACGCGGTTCGGAACACTCTCGCTCACCCACGTCAGCTTGAATGATCACTCGGTTGAAGGGATGGTGTGTCTCGATCATCCGGTCTTTTCGGTCCAATATCACCCGGAGGCGGCACCGGGTCCGCATGATGCCGCCTACTTGTTCGATGAATTTGTGCGACTCATGGAGAATCATCATGCGTAA
- the sppA gene encoding signal peptide peptidase SppA — protein MRNHIVMGVFGLLLSGCTFNFPLFPGPGPLQEAQVDGTGKAKVLLVEISGMISSQEKEGFRPIPSMIASVKEQLTRAAKDENVKAVVLRINTPGGTVTASDIIYHELKTFKATRKIPIIASIMDLGTSGGYYIAAAADTVMAHPSSVTGSIGVIMLTMNARGLLEKVGVEATAVTSGPRKDMGSPFRTMTTEERAIFQGLIDSFYQRFLTIVQEGRSNLQMEQIKRLADGRIYTGEQAKAAGLVDEIGYLEDAVELAKKKAGLTEARVVTYQRPGEYSNNMYSKMLAPGGLAGLADLDLMSFVKGGTPQFMYLWMP, from the coding sequence ATGCGTAATCATATTGTGATGGGAGTGTTTGGACTGTTGCTGTCCGGCTGTACGTTCAACTTTCCACTGTTTCCCGGTCCCGGGCCTTTGCAAGAAGCCCAGGTGGATGGAACGGGAAAGGCCAAGGTGCTGCTGGTCGAGATCTCCGGAATGATCAGTTCTCAGGAGAAGGAGGGATTCCGGCCCATCCCCAGTATGATTGCGAGCGTGAAAGAACAGCTGACACGCGCGGCAAAGGATGAGAACGTCAAAGCCGTCGTGCTCCGCATCAACACGCCTGGGGGAACGGTGACGGCGTCGGATATTATTTATCACGAACTCAAGACGTTCAAAGCGACTCGGAAGATCCCGATTATCGCCTCTATCATGGACCTGGGGACGTCGGGCGGGTACTATATTGCAGCAGCCGCTGACACGGTGATGGCCCACCCTTCGTCCGTGACCGGGAGCATCGGCGTCATCATGCTCACGATGAACGCGCGGGGGCTGTTGGAAAAAGTGGGAGTCGAGGCGACGGCGGTCACATCGGGACCACGCAAGGACATGGGCTCACCGTTTCGGACCATGACGACGGAAGAACGGGCGATCTTTCAGGGATTGATCGATTCGTTTTATCAGCGATTCTTGACCATCGTGCAGGAGGGCCGCTCCAACTTGCAGATGGAGCAGATCAAGCGCTTGGCGGACGGGCGGATTTATACCGGCGAGCAGGCAAAAGCGGCTGGTTTAGTCGATGAAATCGGCTACCTGGAAGATGCCGTTGAGTTAGCCAAGAAGAAAGCCGGGCTGACGGAAGCCCGGGTCGTGACGTATCAACGTCCCGGTGAGTATTCCAACAATATGTATTCCAAGATGCTGGCGCCCGGCGGATTGGCGGGTCTCGCCGATCTCGACCTGATGTCGTTCGTCAAAGGGGGAACCCCGCAATTCATGTACTTGTGGATGCCGTAG
- a CDS encoding M48 family metallopeptidase, whose protein sequence is MAQHEGQETDIVFSRSIGRRALILHGVRGILGLSCLLRMGAAGGLFSALAGCVRAPGTARDQFIYISEEKEIAMGIGAYRELLRQAPVSEDLELNEVVNRVGNRIAAVAHKPEYQWEFAVIRDDRTINAFALPGGKVAVFTGILKITKNENGLATVIGHEVAHALQRHGAERYSRGILETVGQLGALAAGAAAGRPDAAMAAMSAYGVGVSLPFGRKQESEADYIGLRLMAQAGYDPREAVPFWERMSGCPRQMIDKVCFRSQHNIPEFLSTHPSDLARINQIESWLPEALKYYHAAHGDEGPSPTPYQPKIGPVLPSS, encoded by the coding sequence ATGGCGCAGCACGAAGGTCAGGAGACCGACATCGTATTCTCGAGATCCATCGGTCGGCGCGCGCTGATTCTGCACGGCGTTCGAGGGATACTGGGGTTGTCTTGCCTCCTGAGGATGGGGGCAGCAGGCGGCCTATTCTCGGCCCTGGCGGGGTGTGTTCGCGCCCCGGGAACGGCGCGTGATCAGTTTATCTACATCTCCGAGGAGAAAGAAATTGCGATGGGTATTGGCGCATATAGGGAGTTGCTGCGCCAAGCTCCGGTCAGCGAGGACCTTGAATTGAACGAGGTGGTCAACCGGGTCGGCAATCGCATTGCCGCCGTCGCCCATAAACCCGAATATCAATGGGAGTTCGCTGTCATTCGGGATGATCGCACGATCAACGCATTCGCTCTCCCGGGCGGCAAGGTGGCCGTCTTCACGGGGATTTTGAAGATCACCAAGAATGAAAACGGCTTGGCGACCGTGATCGGGCACGAAGTGGCGCATGCGCTTCAGCGCCACGGGGCGGAGCGCTACAGTCGGGGGATTCTCGAAACGGTCGGACAACTCGGCGCCCTTGCCGCCGGGGCTGCCGCCGGCCGTCCGGACGCCGCCATGGCTGCCATGAGCGCATATGGGGTAGGGGTGTCATTACCGTTTGGCCGAAAACAGGAATCGGAAGCCGACTACATCGGACTCCGATTGATGGCGCAGGCCGGTTATGACCCTCGTGAGGCGGTGCCTTTTTGGGAACGGATGAGCGGGTGCCCCCGGCAAATGATCGACAAGGTCTGCTTTCGATCGCAGCACAATATCCCGGAATTTCTATCTACTCACCCTTCCGATCTGGCGCGCATCAACCAGATCGAAAGCTGGCTCCCTGAGGCCTTGAAATATTACCACGCAGCGCACGGGGACGAGGGGCCCTCTCCGACTCCCTATCAGCCGAAGATTGGGCCTGTGCTTCCATCCAGCTGA
- the carB gene encoding carbamoyl-phosphate synthase large subunit — protein sequence MPKRTDIQSILMIGSGPIVIGQACEFDYSGTQACKALKAEGYRVILINSNPATIMTDPEMADRTYVEPITLDVLERVIDRERPDALLPTMGGQTALNATMGLVKRGVLGKYNVSLIGASAEAIHKAEDREAFKQAMQRIGLRVPKSGTAHTRQEAVAILETVGFPAIIRPSFTMGGTGGNIAYNREEFEKLIDWALAMSPVSQVLIEESVIGWKEYELEVMRDLKDNVVIICPIENFDPMGVHTGDSITVAPAMTLTDKEYQRMRDAALRIIREIGVDTGGSNIQFGINPANGEMVVIEMNPRVSRSSALASKATGFPIAKIAAKLAIGYTLDEITNDITGVTKASFEPAIDYVVVKIPRFAFQKFKGADPTLTTQMKSVGEVMAIGRTFKESLQKAIRSLELDLDGLVSRFGLDRGIPAEFDRQAAADKLGRMLRTPLPERLWYLADGMRMGLTNEELFATTKVDPWFLEQVRELVDFERKLVEHAAIPDVVLSGGLLWNAKELGFSDDRIARLLGCEAEAVRKARTEQAGRGVTYKRVDTCAAEFEAQTPYLYSTYGRECEARPSDRQKVVILGGGPNRIGQGIEFDYCCVHAAMALREEAIDTIMVNCNPETVSTDYDTSDRLYFEPLTHEDVLNIIQREQPIGVVLQFGGQTPLKLALPLSRAGVKILGTSPDAIDLAEDRERFRELLNRLGLRQAESGTARSVDEAVQIAEGIGYPVMVRPSYVLGGRSMQIVYDRAGLLEYMHSAVKASPNHPVLIDRYLADAIEVDADAISDGETVVVAGIMEHIEEAGVHSGDSACSLPPYTLDKDIVREIERQMCVLARELGVVGLMNAQFAVKGRTIYVLEVNPRGSRTVPFVSKAIGVPLAKLAMKVMMGRTLTELGFTDAPPPKHFSVKEAVFPFNKFPGVDVLLGPEMKSTGEVMGIDGDFGWAFAKSQAGAGAVLPTSGTAFISVKESDRPAALEVGRHLSKLGMHIQGTSGTAEYLRHHGLDVEVVNKVNEGRPHIVDHIKNGSVALVVNTVRTASAHVDSLSIRREALHRGIPYFTTMRGAYAAVMGIEAIMKKDLAIRTLQEYHRA from the coding sequence ATGCCAAAACGGACGGACATTCAGTCAATCCTCATGATCGGTTCCGGTCCGATCGTCATCGGTCAAGCGTGTGAGTTCGACTATTCCGGTACCCAGGCCTGCAAGGCGCTCAAGGCGGAAGGCTATCGCGTCATCCTTATCAACAGTAATCCGGCGACGATCATGACGGATCCGGAAATGGCCGATCGAACGTATGTGGAGCCGATTACCTTGGATGTGCTTGAAAGGGTGATCGACCGCGAGCGCCCCGATGCGTTGTTACCGACGATGGGCGGGCAAACGGCTCTCAATGCCACCATGGGGTTGGTCAAGCGAGGGGTGCTTGGGAAGTATAACGTCTCGCTCATCGGCGCCTCGGCGGAGGCCATTCATAAAGCAGAGGATCGGGAAGCGTTCAAACAGGCGATGCAACGAATCGGTCTGCGAGTACCGAAGAGCGGGACCGCGCACACTCGACAGGAGGCCGTCGCCATCCTGGAAACGGTCGGTTTTCCGGCGATCATTCGGCCATCGTTTACGATGGGGGGGACCGGGGGAAATATCGCCTACAATCGGGAGGAATTCGAGAAGCTGATCGATTGGGCGCTGGCCATGAGTCCGGTCAGCCAAGTGCTGATCGAGGAATCGGTCATCGGGTGGAAAGAGTATGAGCTCGAGGTCATGCGCGACCTAAAAGACAATGTCGTGATCATATGTCCCATTGAGAACTTCGACCCGATGGGCGTGCACACGGGAGACAGCATCACCGTCGCGCCTGCGATGACGCTGACCGACAAAGAATATCAACGGATGCGGGACGCGGCGCTTCGAATCATCCGAGAGATCGGGGTCGATACGGGAGGATCGAACATTCAGTTCGGCATCAATCCGGCAAACGGCGAGATGGTGGTCATTGAAATGAATCCACGGGTGTCTCGGAGTTCCGCATTGGCGTCGAAGGCGACCGGATTTCCGATCGCCAAAATCGCCGCCAAGCTCGCGATCGGTTATACGTTGGATGAGATCACCAACGACATCACCGGAGTGACCAAAGCGTCTTTTGAACCGGCGATCGACTATGTCGTGGTCAAGATTCCGCGCTTTGCGTTTCAGAAGTTTAAGGGAGCCGATCCGACGTTGACCACGCAGATGAAGTCTGTCGGTGAGGTCATGGCGATCGGGCGCACATTTAAGGAGTCCTTGCAGAAGGCCATTCGCTCTCTGGAGTTGGACCTCGACGGATTAGTCTCACGGTTCGGACTCGATCGAGGTATCCCGGCTGAGTTTGACCGTCAAGCCGCGGCCGACAAGCTGGGCCGTATGCTGCGCACACCGCTTCCGGAACGACTCTGGTACCTGGCCGACGGCATGCGGATGGGATTGACGAATGAAGAGCTGTTCGCGACGACAAAGGTCGACCCCTGGTTTCTGGAGCAAGTGAGAGAGTTGGTCGATTTCGAGCGGAAGCTGGTCGAGCATGCCGCCATCCCTGATGTCGTTCTGAGCGGTGGATTACTCTGGAACGCCAAGGAACTTGGATTCTCCGATGATCGGATCGCGCGGTTGCTCGGATGCGAGGCGGAAGCGGTCAGAAAAGCGCGTACGGAGCAAGCGGGGCGAGGGGTCACCTATAAGCGCGTCGATACCTGCGCCGCGGAATTTGAGGCGCAGACGCCGTATCTCTATTCCACCTACGGGCGTGAGTGTGAAGCCCGGCCGTCAGACCGGCAAAAGGTGGTGATTCTCGGTGGAGGTCCCAACCGAATCGGTCAGGGGATTGAATTCGACTATTGTTGCGTCCACGCGGCGATGGCACTTCGAGAGGAAGCCATCGACACGATCATGGTGAACTGCAACCCGGAAACCGTGAGTACCGATTATGACACGTCGGATCGGCTGTACTTCGAACCGCTGACGCATGAGGACGTGCTCAATATCATCCAGCGCGAACAACCGATCGGAGTGGTCCTGCAGTTCGGGGGGCAGACGCCGTTGAAACTTGCGCTTCCGCTCTCAAGAGCGGGGGTGAAGATTCTCGGGACCAGCCCTGATGCCATCGATCTGGCAGAAGACCGGGAACGCTTTCGAGAGCTTCTGAATAGGCTGGGCTTACGCCAGGCCGAAAGCGGGACGGCTCGATCAGTGGACGAAGCCGTGCAGATTGCCGAAGGGATCGGCTATCCGGTCATGGTACGTCCTTCCTATGTGTTGGGTGGACGGTCGATGCAGATCGTTTACGACCGAGCGGGTCTCCTGGAATACATGCACTCGGCGGTCAAGGCATCACCCAATCATCCCGTGTTGATCGACAGGTATCTCGCGGATGCCATCGAAGTCGATGCCGACGCGATTTCGGACGGTGAAACCGTGGTCGTGGCAGGCATTATGGAACATATTGAGGAAGCCGGCGTCCATTCCGGCGACTCGGCTTGCTCGCTGCCTCCGTATACCTTGGATAAGGATATTGTGCGCGAGATCGAGCGGCAAATGTGCGTGCTGGCGAGGGAACTCGGCGTCGTTGGGCTGATGAACGCGCAGTTTGCCGTTAAGGGCCGGACCATATATGTCCTTGAGGTGAATCCTCGAGGGTCCCGCACTGTGCCCTTCGTCAGTAAAGCGATCGGCGTGCCATTGGCGAAATTGGCCATGAAGGTGATGATGGGAAGAACCCTCACGGAACTGGGCTTTACCGACGCTCCACCGCCGAAGCACTTCTCGGTCAAAGAAGCCGTGTTTCCGTTCAATAAATTTCCCGGTGTCGATGTGCTGCTGGGTCCGGAAATGAAGTCGACCGGGGAGGTGATGGGCATCGATGGTGATTTTGGGTGGGCCTTCGCGAAATCGCAAGCAGGGGCCGGGGCGGTGCTGCCGACGTCGGGTACGGCGTTCATCAGCGTGAAAGAATCCGATCGTCCAGCCGCGCTTGAAGTGGGGCGACACCTGAGTAAGCTTGGGATGCATATCCAGGGGACCAGCGGGACGGCCGAATACTTGCGTCACCATGGTCTTGATGTGGAGGTCGTCAACAAGGTAAACGAGGGGCGGCCGCATATCGTGGACCATATTAAGAACGGTTCGGTGGCCCTTGTGGTCAATACCGTACGGACCGCTTCGGCGCATGTCGACTCATTGTCGATCAGGCGGGAAGCGCTACATCGCGGCATCCCGTATTTTACGACGATGCGAGGAGCCTATGCGGCGGTGATGGGAATCGAAGCGATCATGAAAAAGGATCTGGCGATTCGCACATTGCAAGAATATCATCGGGCGTAA
- the greA gene encoding transcription elongation factor GreA, translating to MPTPITKKGYDALKAELDRLRKIERPKVIEAIAEARAHGDLSENAEYDAAKERQGFIESRISELETKLAEARVVEVAGRTSETIVFGATVLVIEQESQATKQYTLVGQDEADMKFNKISVQSPVGRALIGKRVGDFVEVKTPVKMVEYEVVEIKFEEC from the coding sequence ATGCCGACACCGATTACCAAGAAAGGCTATGACGCGTTAAAGGCGGAACTGGACCGCTTGCGCAAGATCGAGCGGCCCAAAGTGATCGAAGCGATCGCGGAAGCCAGAGCGCACGGCGATCTCAGCGAAAACGCCGAATACGACGCCGCCAAAGAACGTCAAGGATTTATCGAGTCGCGCATTTCCGAGCTCGAGACCAAGTTGGCCGAGGCCCGGGTGGTGGAAGTTGCGGGACGTACCAGCGAGACCATCGTGTTCGGCGCGACCGTTCTGGTGATCGAGCAGGAATCCCAGGCAACGAAGCAGTATACGCTGGTCGGTCAGGACGAAGCCGATATGAAGTTCAACAAGATCTCAGTCCAGTCCCCTGTCGGTCGTGCGTTGATCGGGAAGCGGGTCGGAGATTTTGTTGAAGTGAAGACTCCCGTCAAGATGGTCGAATATGAGGTAGTGGAGATCAAGTTCGAGGAATGCTGA
- a CDS encoding SAM-dependent chlorinase/fluorinase: MPEARPLIALLTDFGEHDWFVASMKGVILSMNPNAKVVDISHQIPSHQIDEAAYVLEACYRYFPEGTIYVCVVDPGVGSARRAILATTSRYSFLAPDNGLLSRVLQNEHHVKIRQIEHERYRLPSEGTTFDGRDLFAPVAAMLANGEPASFFGPVISDPVKSLIWMPQQDGHALIGRIDYVDRFGNLISNVTAKQVREFQSTMGVSKIEIHIGTHVIGELVGSYSQGDYESPSALINSSGNLEIFLQEDNAARYLQVGVGEEIRLC, encoded by the coding sequence GTGCCCGAGGCACGCCCTCTCATTGCCCTACTGACAGACTTTGGCGAGCACGATTGGTTTGTCGCCAGCATGAAGGGTGTGATCCTGAGCATGAATCCCAACGCCAAGGTCGTCGATATCTCCCATCAGATTCCTTCTCATCAAATCGACGAGGCCGCCTATGTGCTGGAGGCCTGCTACCGCTATTTTCCGGAAGGGACGATCTACGTCTGTGTCGTGGACCCCGGCGTAGGAAGCGCCAGGCGGGCGATCCTTGCGACAACGTCGCGCTATAGTTTCTTGGCGCCGGACAATGGATTGCTGAGCCGAGTGTTGCAGAACGAACACCATGTGAAGATCCGGCAGATCGAGCATGAGCGGTATCGTCTTCCTTCGGAGGGGACCACGTTTGACGGCCGGGACCTGTTCGCGCCGGTCGCCGCGATGCTTGCGAACGGCGAGCCCGCGTCGTTTTTTGGCCCCGTCATCAGTGATCCGGTGAAGAGCCTCATTTGGATGCCTCAACAAGACGGTCACGCCTTAATCGGACGGATCGATTACGTCGACCGATTCGGCAATCTCATATCCAATGTCACCGCGAAGCAGGTGCGGGAATTTCAATCGACCATGGGAGTCTCGAAGATCGAGATCCATATCGGAACGCACGTCATCGGCGAATTGGTGGGAAGTTACAGTCAAGGGGACTACGAGAGTCCATCCGCCCTGATCAACAGCAGCGGCAACCTGGAAATCTTTCTGCAGGAAGATAACGCGGCCCGTTATCTGCAAGTGGGCGTGGGCGAAGAGATACGGCTCTGTTGA